A window of the Campylobacter sp. MG1 genome harbors these coding sequences:
- a CDS encoding Mur ligase family protein — MVCNKLSNYLDNLAEFYEKFDLFKAHRFKHLLNYDFDTKVVQILGTNGKGSTGRYLALMLSDSGYKVGHFISPHIFSYKERFSIFQNQVMQDIDLDIAHNILQDKLKKLDLKENLSYFEYLCFLSPIVFSECDYVIFEAGLGGEYDATSIFKRDLCVFTPISIDHADILGSNLDDIFRTKIKAMCGVNIFANKNEMILKAAIQKGVKASFLNADYSKLCLDESEFLKHNFSLAQLAYFELEKHFYIGRAIKLDLRARCEKLASNLIIDVGHNAAAAKNLNQEIKKQFSTKVSLIANFFANKDVKDILNILKPSINEVLVFNYESEHRALANVKEICKELDIKCSDFSDFDTDKNYAVFGSFMLVERFLRFYASKSL, encoded by the coding sequence ATGGTGTGTAATAAACTTTCAAATTATTTAGATAATTTAGCGGAATTTTACGAGAAATTTGACCTTTTTAAGGCTCATAGATTTAAGCATTTGCTAAATTATGATTTTGATACAAAAGTAGTGCAAATTTTAGGCACTAATGGTAAAGGTAGCACGGGAAGATACCTTGCTTTAATGCTTAGTGATAGCGGGTATAAAGTAGGGCATTTTATAAGTCCACATATATTTTCTTACAAAGAAAGATTTAGTATATTTCAAAATCAAGTTATGCAAGATATTGATTTAGATATAGCTCATAATATTTTGCAAGATAAATTAAAAAAGCTTGATTTAAAAGAAAATCTTAGCTATTTTGAATATTTATGTTTTTTATCACCTATTGTTTTTAGTGAGTGTGATTATGTTATTTTTGAAGCTGGACTTGGTGGAGAATACGATGCTACAAGTATTTTTAAAAGAGATTTATGTGTATTTACTCCGATTAGTATTGACCATGCTGATATTTTAGGTTCTAATTTAGATGATATTTTTAGAACCAAAATTAAAGCAATGTGCGGTGTTAATATTTTTGCTAATAAAAATGAGATGATATTAAAAGCTGCCATTCAAAAAGGAGTTAAGGCTAGTTTTTTAAATGCTGATTATTCAAAATTATGTCTTGATGAAAGTGAGTTTTTAAAACATAATTTTAGCTTAGCTCAACTTGCATATTTTGAGCTAGAAAAACATTTTTATATAGGCAGAGCAATTAAATTAGATTTAAGAGCAAGATGTGAAAAACTAGCAAGTAATTTAATAATAGATGTAGGACATAACGCTGCAGCTGCAAAGAATTTAAATCAGGAAATTAAAAAACAATTCTCAACTAAAGTTAGTTTAATTGCTAATTTTTTTGCCAATAAAGATGTAAAAGATATTTTAAATATTTTAAAGCCAAGTATTAATGAAGTTTTGGTTTTTAACTATGAAAGCGAACATAGAGCCTTAGCAAATGTTAAAGAGATTTGCAAAGAATTAGACATTAAATGTAGTGATTTTAGTGATTTTGATACAGATAAAAATTATGCAGTTTTCGGCTCTTTTATGCTAGTAGAAAGGTTTTTGAGATTTTATGCAAGCAAATCTTTATGA
- the leuS gene encoding leucine--tRNA ligase has protein sequence MYNAKEVEKKWQEIWDKENYYEPSNDFSKEKKYILSMFPYPSGKIHMGHVRNYAIGDALARRFRTMGYNVLHPLGFDSFGMPAENAAIKYGLHPKKWTYENIDYMKKELYSLGFSFSKTRLLATSDEIYTKFEQEIFAKMYEAGLIYTKKANVNWCDNDKTVLANEQVEDGKCWRCGHEVEQKSMNGYYVRITKYAEELLKDLKYLEDKWPNQVLTMQENWIGKSDGLEFELDVSSSNKDLDGLKFSVFTTRADTIFGLSYFALAPEHEITKKVLETNLISENDKDKIKAMQNMSAKNRAQSEKEGVFLGIYAIHPITKEKLPVWVANFVLADYGSGAVMAVPAHDERDFEFAKKYNLNIKYVINGENKKDNEPFTEYGILFDSAEFSGLDSASARIAIAKEFENRKIGKSIINYKLRDWGISRQRYWGAPIPIVKCDTCGSVVENNLPVALPEDVVIDGEGNPLEKHPTFKQCKCPKCGKDAIRESDTMDTFFQSSWYFARFASNPSNWNTKAIDDEAKYWMNVDQYIGGIEHAILHLLYARFFQKALRDLGYLNVDEPFERLLTQGMVLKDGAKMSKSKGNTVDPDDIIKNYGADTARLFILFAAPPQKELEWNDSAVEGAYRFLNRLYDKALGINVVDFSNINHANLSKDDKLARLKVYEALKKADDVFNKTYAFNTLIAACMEGLNALNNASSDEVLSEGFAIILSILDPIIPHLASELSEKLFNRTNIKTYELKEEVFVSDTIKLGISINGKNRAEIEVDANANQDEIIKIAKDKAAKWLEDKIIVKEIYIPNKLVNIVIK, from the coding sequence ATGTATAACGCAAAAGAAGTTGAGAAAAAATGGCAAGAAATTTGGGATAAAGAGAATTATTACGAACCTAGTAATGATTTTAGTAAAGAAAAAAAATATATATTATCAATGTTTCCATATCCAAGTGGTAAAATCCATATGGGACATGTAAGAAATTATGCAATAGGTGATGCTTTAGCAAGACGCTTTAGAACTATGGGCTATAATGTTTTACACCCACTAGGGTTTGATAGTTTTGGTATGCCTGCTGAAAATGCTGCTATAAAATATGGGCTTCATCCTAAAAAATGGACTTATGAAAATATTGATTATATGAAAAAAGAGCTTTATTCTTTAGGTTTTTCGTTTTCTAAGACAAGATTGCTTGCTACAAGTGATGAGATTTATACTAAATTTGAGCAAGAAATTTTTGCAAAAATGTATGAAGCAGGTCTAATTTATACAAAAAAAGCTAATGTAAATTGGTGTGATAATGATAAAACCGTTTTAGCAAACGAACAAGTTGAAGATGGCAAATGCTGGAGATGTGGTCATGAAGTAGAGCAAAAATCTATGAATGGCTATTATGTAAGAATTACAAAATATGCTGAAGAATTATTAAAAGATTTAAAATATTTAGAAGATAAATGGCCAAATCAAGTTTTAACAATGCAAGAAAACTGGATAGGCAAAAGCGATGGATTGGAATTTGAATTAGATGTATCAAGTTCTAATAAAGATTTAGATGGATTAAAATTTAGCGTATTTACAACCCGTGCTGATACGATTTTCGGACTTTCTTATTTTGCTTTAGCACCTGAACATGAAATTACTAAAAAAGTTTTAGAAACTAATTTAATAAGTGAAAATGATAAAGACAAAATTAAAGCTATGCAAAATATGAGTGCTAAAAATAGAGCTCAAAGTGAAAAAGAAGGCGTATTTTTAGGTATTTATGCAATTCATCCAATAACTAAAGAAAAATTACCTGTATGGGTAGCAAATTTCGTTTTAGCTGATTATGGTAGCGGTGCTGTTATGGCAGTTCCAGCTCACGATGAAAGAGATTTTGAGTTTGCTAAAAAATATAATTTAAATATAAAATATGTAATAAATGGCGAAAATAAAAAAGATAATGAGCCTTTTACTGAATATGGAATTTTATTTGATAGTGCAGAATTTAGTGGCTTAGATAGTGCTAGTGCTAGAATTGCAATTGCTAAAGAATTTGAAAATAGAAAAATCGGTAAAAGTATAATCAATTATAAATTAAGAGATTGGGGTATATCTCGTCAAAGATACTGGGGAGCTCCTATTCCGATTGTTAAATGCGATACTTGTGGAAGTGTAGTTGAGAATAATTTACCAGTAGCTTTACCTGAAGATGTAGTAATTGATGGAGAAGGAAATCCACTTGAAAAACACCCTACATTTAAACAATGTAAATGCCCTAAATGTGGAAAAGACGCAATTAGAGAGAGCGATACAATGGATACATTTTTCCAAAGTTCTTGGTATTTTGCAAGATTTGCAAGTAATCCTAGCAATTGGAATACAAAAGCAATTGATGATGAAGCAAAATATTGGATGAATGTAGATCAATATATTGGCGGTATTGAACACGCGATTTTACACTTATTATATGCTAGATTTTTCCAAAAAGCTCTAAGGGATTTAGGATATTTAAATGTAGATGAGCCGTTTGAACGCTTACTTACTCAAGGTATGGTTTTAAAAGATGGTGCTAAGATGAGTAAAAGCAAGGGTAATACGGTTGATCCTGATGATATTATTAAAAATTACGGAGCTGATACTGCAAGACTTTTCATACTTTTTGCTGCACCACCTCAAAAAGAATTAGAATGGAATGATAGTGCGGTTGAAGGTGCTTATAGATTTTTAAATAGACTTTATGATAAGGCTTTAGGGATTAATGTAGTTGATTTTAGTAATATAAATCATGCAAATCTTAGCAAAGATGATAAATTAGCAAGACTTAAAGTATATGAAGCTTTAAAAAAGGCTGATGATGTATTTAATAAAACTTACGCATTTAATACATTAATAGCTGCTTGTATGGAAGGCTTAAATGCTTTAAATAACGCAAGTAGTGATGAAGTTTTAAGTGAAGGTTTTGCAATAATTTTAAGTATACTTGACCCAATTATCCCGCATTTAGCAAGTGAGTTAAGTGAGAAATTATTTAATAGAACTAATATTAAAACTTATGAATTAAAAGAAGAAGTATTTGTAAGCGATACAATAAAACTTGGAATAAGCATTAATGGTAAAAATAGAGCAGAGATTGAAGTTGATGCAAATGCTAATCAAGATGAAATTATCAAAATAGCAAAAGATAAAGCAGCTAAATGGTTAGAAGATAAGATTATCGTAAAAGAAATTTATATTCCTAATAAATTGGTAAATATTGTAATTAAATGA
- a CDS encoding DUF6394 family protein has translation MNLGRVIHIFFTLMSLTTTAGFLYEQNPIALFLAASINLISTLLKIGVKKTLSTEIFASSLVTDVHLIIAFVLTQIYGTSMSDLVYSMTIGAVISNIFTLILVLIEAIKNKDEF, from the coding sequence ATGAATTTAGGTAGAGTTATTCATATATTTTTTACATTGATGAGCTTAACTACTACCGCTGGTTTTTTGTACGAACAAAATCCTATAGCGTTATTTTTAGCTGCTAGTATAAATTTAATTTCAACATTGTTAAAAATTGGAGTTAAAAAGACATTAAGTACAGAGATTTTTGCAAGTTCACTTGTAACTGATGTGCATTTAATAATAGCTTTTGTTTTAACTCAAATTTATGGAACTAGTATGAGTGATTTGGTATATAGTATGACAATAGGTGCTGTAATATCAAATATATTTACACTTATTTTAGTATTAATTGAAGCTATTAAAAATAAAGATGAATTTTAA
- the secF gene encoding protein translocase subunit SecF — MQVFSSKKIYDFMRLRFASIGLSFVLVIGSIILLFTQGLNYGIDFSGGTLVQIKYTNKNAPLDDIRNILNQNEALKGASVTEFGSSDEVVIRFSSSSDSLGKDVGDTIVKMLSSTGDIELRRVDIVGPKVGGELRQKGLMAILVSFALILVYIAIRFEWRFAMAAIISEIHDIVIVIGAISLFQIDVNLDTLAAILTVLGYSLNDTIIIFDRIRESIKESKSTNLGSIINESVSVTLSRTTLTSGTTLFTVLILFFYGGDMIHGFSLALIVGVIAGTLSSIFVASPLLMWFNFSVSNYRAKELDKIKKKEEKERLRAMYEKGQL, encoded by the coding sequence AAGTATTTTCTAGTAAAAAAATATATGATTTTATGAGGCTTAGATTTGCATCTATTGGCTTATCTTTTGTTTTAGTTATTGGCTCTATTATTTTATTATTTACACAAGGTCTAAATTACGGAATTGATTTTAGTGGTGGGACTTTAGTTCAGATAAAATACACTAATAAAAATGCTCCTTTAGATGATATTCGTAATATCTTAAATCAAAATGAAGCTTTAAAAGGTGCTAGCGTTACGGAGTTTGGAAGTAGTGATGAAGTAGTAATTAGATTTTCAAGTTCAAGTGATAGCTTGGGTAAAGATGTAGGAGATACTATTGTAAAAATGTTATCTTCAACAGGCGATATTGAGCTAAGAAGAGTTGATATTGTTGGACCAAAAGTTGGTGGAGAATTAAGACAAAAAGGTTTAATGGCTATTTTGGTATCTTTTGCACTTATTTTAGTGTATATAGCTATTAGGTTTGAATGGCGTTTTGCTATGGCTGCAATTATTAGTGAAATTCACGATATTGTAATAGTTATTGGAGCGATTTCTCTTTTTCAAATTGATGTTAATCTTGATACTTTAGCAGCTATTTTAACCGTTTTAGGCTATTCACTAAATGATACAATTATTATTTTTGATAGAATTCGTGAAAGCATAAAAGAGAGTAAAAGCACTAATTTAGGCAGTATTATTAACGAAAGCGTATCAGTAACCCTATCAAGAACAACTCTTACATCAGGAACAACACTCTTTACGGTTTTAATTTTGTTTTTTTATGGTGGAGATATGATACACGGTTTTTCTCTTGCTTTAATAGTTGGGGTTATTGCAGGAACTTTAAGTTCAATTTTTGTAGCAAGCCCACTTTTAATGTGGTTTAATTTTAGCGTTAGTAATTATAGAGCTAAAGAACTTGATAAAATCAAGAAAAAAGAAGAAAAAGAACGCCTAAGAGCAATGTATGAAAAAGGACAATTATAA